The segment TGTTTAAGAAATAAGATAAGGTGTAGCATCGGGAGTGACCTTACTGCCGATATCAGACAACTAGATGAAATGGCAATAATCTGTCGTCTCTCAAAGTACTAAATAGAAACGAATTGTCTAGTACTGGTTGTTACCAAATCAGAAAGCATCATGCCCTTTCTTTTCCATTTGCACTAGTAGTATAGTGTTATAATATTGGTGTTGGTTAGAGGAGGAACCGGGAAGCTGCGTCATCTGAAAGCCGTGCGCACAAATCTTCTGTATACTTGATGGGCTTGTTGTCTCTCAACCTAACAACTACTTAACCTGTTGGATTTTTATTAGTCACACTTTGAATTGGGTATATGACAGACAAGTCATTGGGCTGGTTGATTTCAGTCTATGTCCGGGTTAAGATCATGCATGACATAATCCATGTTTGTCGTACATCAAGTGACAATAACATTATcaagcactttttttttttgcctcagATTCCTCCTCCTTTCCTGCAAGCAGTGGAGCGATTTAACGTCGTACCCTCTCCGATTGCACTTTTCTTTTGCCTCAGATTTCTTCTGCTTTCCTGCAAGCAGTGGGCGATTTAACGTCGTACCCTCTCCGATTATAAGTCGGCTTGGAAAAGGTTTGgccaaatttttaaattttttactaacaatatatttcaaaatatttaacaatagatttatcttgaaaaatgttttcataatatcataaattcaatggattttataaatatattccaATCAAAAATAGTAATCAAAGCTACGTATTGAATACTGTGTCTTATTTAAAATAACATATTTATAACCGGAAGGAATAGTAATTAACCGCGACAGGCGTGTTAATGAAATCTTTACAGAGCCAAGTGAATCGCTCTACTCTGAGAAGCCACCCGCGCCTGAAGACTCTGAAGAAGCTCGGGGAGAGCGACTCGCCAACGCCGAAGCTGAAGGTGCGTGCAGTGCAAGTACGCGTCGTCGTCTCCGATCCGTGGCAGCGACGATTCTGGCTCACGGCACGATCAGGGTCAGGGCGAGTATCGATCGATCGGTTGCACATCGCTCGacagcttttttttttcgagagaggggaagaagagaagagCTTAGCGTGCAGATGCGAGGTGACCCTGACCTGGCCATTTCTGATTTCTACCACGCGTGGCCGTGCATTTGACCGTGGCAACTTGGCAagaggtaaaggaaaaggaggtgCCGAATTTGACCGTGCGAATGGTCCAGGATGATCGGCAGTTCAAGGTTCTGGTTGCTGTACTAATCGTGATCTTTTTCACAGgcgcttttttctttctttcttttggaaACCATTCACGCACTTCTCCTGGACATACAGAACTCACATGCCAAACGCCATCCAAGTCAGcaaccataaaaaaaaagtcagCAACCGTCTTTGTTTCGGCACACAGGGACACGCAAAACGAGTCTGGCATGAACTTAAACGTTACTCAATGACGAGCCATCAGGCAAAGGCCAAAGCCAACACCGTACCCCTTAGTTGCCACGTCAGTCAAAGGAGCTGTGCGCGCGCCATGGCCCGGCCCCCGCACGTCAGGGACGCATCGAGGCCGACGTGCGATGCCGTCACGGAGCTTTTCGATCGACTTTGCGTTCCAGCAGCGCAAAGAGATGTAGAGGATCAACAAAAGAGGCTGCACCGTCGCCGTGGCTTCTCATCGGTTCTTCTCTCTGTAGCGGGAACGAGAGGCAGGTCTAGGCACAGAAACATCTCGCTTTCGGGCCGTGATCTGATCACTTACCTTCCTCGCCATTTATAGACCAAACCAGTAGCTTCAAACCCGGCCCCGACTAGAACACACACGCAGATTGGCAGTTCGCGACGCAACAAATCTGCACCGCTGTTCCACCTCCATGCTGAGCTTTGCCGTGCTGGCACATGGACGCCGCCGGCATGGGTCTTGAGGCCGCGGACGGCCGTTCTCCGGCGGGCGGTGACGTCGACGCGGCGCCGGTTGTCGAGGACATCCCGGCGGACGTCCTCGCGCTCGTGCTCCGCCGGCTCGACGGCGCGTCGCTGGCCGCGCTGGGGTGCGCGTGCTCCTGCTTCCACGAGCTCGCCAGCGACCCGGCCACGTGGCGCGGCATCTGCCTCGCCATGTGGCCGTCCGTCCGCGACGTGCCCTGCTGCTGGGACGGCGGCGGAGGACACCGGGCGCTCTTCGCTGACGCCTTCCCGTtcccggccgcgccggcggcggcaccgTCCGTGCCCGCCTCGGGCTCGGGCTGCCTCCCCGCGCGGCTCGTCTCGGCCGTTGACCTGCACCACGGGGGCGCCTGCATCATGTCGCGCGTCGTGGACACGGACACCTCGTCGGACTGGTTCCTGGGCTCCCCGTTCCGCGTCGACGCGCTCGTGCAGGAGGGCTTCTCGGCGCCGTCTCCGATCACCCCCGCCGAGCTGACGCTCAGCTGGATACTGATCGACCCGTCCTCCGGCCGCGCCGTGAATGCCTCCAGCCGGCGCCCGGTGTCCGTCGACCGGAAGTGGCTCACGGGGGACATCGTGATGCGGTTCACCGTCGTGCTCCGCGACGTCGCCCTGGACGCAGCCGTCACGTGCGACGAGCGGTACGGGCACGTCAGGGAGGTGAGCCTGTGCATAGAaggcggggacggcggcggcgtgagCGGCCGAGACGGGCTGGCAGCGATCACCGCGGCCATGGCGGGCGCGAGGCAGGGCCgcggcgcggaggcggcggcgaggctgaGGTACGAGGAGTTCGTGAATGGGAAGAGGGCGAGGAAGGAGTGGAAGGCGAGGCGGGAGGGCATCCTTGACCTCTGCTGCTCCGGCGTCGGGGCGGCGGCGTTCGCCGGGTTCCTGGTGATGCTGACGTTCCGGTGACCGTGCGACATCCGCCGCGCCGGGCAAGGCATGAGCAACGTAGATATGATTGTGCTGTAGCTTACGGTCTGCTGTCACAATGAAATGTATAGCTGGGAAGTCACCATCGCTTCATTTTTGTTGTTATTGTTTTTTCAAAAAGCaaagttcaagaaaaaataCTTGAAAGTTCTAAAATCTTAGTGTGTCAGACACATCTCATTATTGAACTTAAGCCTTCTATTCTTCAATTTTGTTATGGTTAATTGTCCTTGGCTCCTTGCTCGGAGCCACCGTGATTTCATTTTTACTGGACATGCAGTAAGCTCTCGTCATTTTTACTGGACATGCAGCAAGCTCAGGTGATAAGATGCCGCGAACCCCAGCAAACCTGCGTAGCATTGGCTCGCAATTGATCCATACATGCTCACTCGGCAAAGCAAGACACCGAGTCTGTAATTGCTTATAGTATATcacacaaaaaatatgaaatttcaACGTTCTTACACAAATCTAGTTTTACTTCCATTTTTCAATTACATAAATATGCTATGGCAATGCCAACACGGTTATTTGGAAACAAGGGACGCCATGAATACTACCGACCCACTATTGCTATAAGGACTCAACACCGATACACTAAGACAAACCTATACAGGAGTTTGAGAAGCACGAAGCATACAAAAATCAAAGATCGCAAGCACTCTGTCACACGCCAGAAACTCTGGGAAGACCATGAAGCAGTCTATACAAGTGATTTCTGCAATTCCCGACAGACTAAATCGATGAACTCGTCGCTCTGTTGGGCATATCATAAGAGTTAGAGCAACCAATAATCAAACAAACATTACACCTAGTATTTCTTAGCGTGAAACATACCTGAACAAATCTCTGGAGGGCGTCCTTAACCCTATCCCTCGTGATAACAGGCCTGTCATTGTGTGCAGGGGTAAGGGAAGGAGGTGGAGTCGGTGGTGGAAAAGGTTGGAGTAGGGGGGCACCATATGGAGGACGTTGAGCAGATGCTGAAGTTGGATGAAGGGGTGGTGCTGTAGGCATCATGGATGAACCCGGTGGTGCCAGCGATGTAGAAGAGGATGATGGAGGTGCAAAGAAAGCCGGTGTCACAAGATTTGTTGATCGGCTGGTATGGGTGTTAGTGTCATGGAGCGGCAGTGGTGGAGCTGATGAACCTATTGAAGGGGGAGTTTGATGTGCCGGAGCAACAGATGGAATGATCAATGGCACACAGGAAGATGCAACGCTCTCAGTGGACGGATGCACTCTTCCAGCCAATGGTGCACTTGGCACACTTCCAATGCTAGCAGCGTCCTGCATATTTGTTTAAAATACAATTTTAGCATTGATTGACATCACAATGGACTACATTTATCCAACCATGACCAGTAAGATGCAGTATACTGGTGCATATGTATCCATCAGAAAAGATGCTACGATGGCCATTGCGTACACAATCCAGATAAATGGAGATTACTGTTTATGACCAATgtcaaaaaaaagaacaaatttaaaacaaaataggCGGAGTTTGAAAGTAAACATACGCTGAAATAATTGACCAATGATTCATCAGAGGTATCAGGGACTACAGCAGTGGATGCTAGTGGGGGTTCAAGGGGGCCATCTATAGCAGCAGATGTAGGAACCGCTTCCAATTCCTCAAACTCACTGTGGCACATAAGAAGAATTTCAGCACAGTTGAATCTAATTTCTAGCTAAATTCAAAGCATAGAATGCAATGAATACGATGTGGTTGAATCCAAGAGATTGGAAACAGGTTCTTGTCACATAAAAGTCCAGAGGAAAGACCTTTTTGTGGAAGGGACTTTTGGTTTTGGAGGAACTTTAGCATAAGCATTCAGTATCCTGCAAATGAAAATGAGGTACACAACTTGAGCAAAGGTGTCCACCGATTCTAACAAAGAATAGCACCATGGCATCCTGAGAAACAATAGTTAGAAAAACAAACCAAGGAGATGACCCTTCAAATGGGGCACAATAAAGCTTATGCTGAATAAGTCATAACCCCTTGTTGCATGCAATATAAGAAGAGCATGACAATTGAAAAGGGATCAGGGAACCATGATACAGAGTATCAAAAGATTGTGAGCACAACCTTTGCCTCTGTATGTAATATGAATATTTTACTTGTTAGCATGCAAGAAAAGATCGGATCCGAAATAATGATATGCGTGATAGGGTAGGGGTAGcgccaattgaagaaaagcttgtTCAACATTGGTTGAGATGTTTAGACATATCCAACGGAGGCCTCCAGAGTCACCTGTGCATAGTAAGATATTGAGGTAcgctgataatgtgaagagagcCAGAGGTCGACCAAACCTAACATGGAAAGAGTCTGTAAAATAACTTGAAGGAATCGAATATCCTCAAAGAATTATCCGCGGATAGAAACgtgtggaagttagcaatccacgtaccagaaccataacttatgtaTCAATTTCCTTATACCATTAAtacttttattttgttactattactagtacctttattatcattattgtttttatatcatctttttagttggatcttgtgagttttatctctagcctaccccaacttccTTTTGACAAAGGCTGTTGTTGTAACATGCAAAACTGTGGTTAACAGGAGAAAAATTGACTGTTTACTGGGCATAAATCTCTCGTAGTTACTTCATGTTCCAAAATTGAAACAAGGGAAATCACGGCTTACTGATGTATTACTCCCGACCATTGTTCAGAGTCACCAGATGTAAGTTGTGGTTATAAGTGGCATATGCAATACAACTGAAGCAGCAAATGGCTTTCACACTTAGGGCTAACAAGGCAAGTTACTTCATGCCCAAAAGGGAAACACTAGGATTGTTCACCAGTCTTTAGTTAGAAGGTTCAGAAATTTCCCATCACATTTCGTAGCGAATGCAATCCAAGGCTCCCAGCTAACATTTGCTTCCATTTGTTAGTATGATCCATTTCTCATTCATCACTCACATTATCGGATGGTCCAATAACACTCATAAGGTTTTTAATGTACATCTTAGCCACAGCAAGAGATGCGtcaaatatgaggagaaaaggATACATGGAAAGCCTTTTACCTTCCAAAAAGACTTGCAACAGCTTCACAGTCATGTTGATTGTAGAACCAAATTCCATTTACTTCTTGCGCAGCATTTCGGTACAACAAATATGGAGGTTGAAGTTCATATTCAAAATCACTAAGTAGATCCTCCACCAGATTATCTGTTGAGAAAAAACATATTGAACTTTCCATGAAGAATCCAGAACATGAATCATCTACTTTATACAAATAAATTTTAGTATCTTTGCAGCAATTActgacaaaaaatatatataagttGTCAGTTCTATCAACACGTTAGATGCCCTGAAAAAATAAACCCATGCCCTCTAGTTTAAAGCTAATGAACAGACTGAAGAACAATATTAAAATATCAGACTAGCTCATATAGGGGTGCCCACCTGGTTCCCCAACTGGGTTAGCTGGAGATTTGCAAGAGTTTACCCAGTTTCTGTACACATCCAACTAACCACTACAAAGAGACCATTTGCTTCGCTCATCACTCGAAGCATCAATAATTAAAGAGAAGCAGGTCAAGTGTG is part of the Phragmites australis chromosome 12, lpPhrAust1.1, whole genome shotgun sequence genome and harbors:
- the LOC133886679 gene encoding mRNA-decapping enzyme-like protein encodes the protein MKPPQPQPNGGKVTPNLAMDAEATRLLNLTVLQRLDPAVEDILITAAHVTLYDFNIDLNQWSRKDVEGSLFVVKRNTQPRFQFIVMNRRNTDNLVEDLLSDFEYELQPPYLLYRNAAQEVNGIWFYNQHDCEAVASLFGRILNAYAKVPPKPKVPSTKSEFEELEAVPTSAAIDGPLEPPLASTAVVPDTSDESLVNYFSDAASIGSVPSAPLAGRVHPSTESVASSCVPLIIPSVAPAHQTPPSIGSSAPPLPLHDTNTHTSRSTNLVTPAFFAPPSSSSTSLAPPGSSMMPTAPPLHPTSASAQRPPYGAPLLQPFPPPTPPPSLTPAHNDRPVITRDRVKDALQRFVQSDEFIDLVCRELQKSLV
- the LOC133886680 gene encoding probable F-box protein At2g36090; this translates as MDAAGMGLEAADGRSPAGGDVDAAPVVEDIPADVLALVLRRLDGASLAALGCACSCFHELASDPATWRGICLAMWPSVRDVPCCWDGGGGHRALFADAFPFPAAPAAAPSVPASGSGCLPARLVSAVDLHHGGACIMSRVVDTDTSSDWFLGSPFRVDALVQEGFSAPSPITPAELTLSWILIDPSSGRAVNASSRRPVSVDRKWLTGDIVMRFTVVLRDVALDAAVTCDERYGHVREVSLCIEGGDGGGVSGRDGLAAITAAMAGARQGRGAEAAARLRYEEFVNGKRARKEWKARREGILDLCCSGVGAAAFAGFLVMLTFR